From the Carya illinoinensis cultivar Pawnee chromosome 4, C.illinoinensisPawnee_v1, whole genome shotgun sequence genome, one window contains:
- the LOC122307119 gene encoding probable galacturonosyltransferase 14 isoform X1, whose product MQLHFSPCMRSITISSSNGFIDLMKIKVAARHFSYRTLFHTILILAFLLPFVFILTAVVTLEGVNKCSSFDCLGRRLGPRFLGRVDDSGRLVRDFYKILNQVNTEEIPHGLKLPDSFSQLVSEMKNSHYDARTFAFMLRAMMEKFERDIRESKFTELMNKHFAASSIPKGIHCLSLRLTDEYSSNAHARKQLPPPELLPVLSDNSYHHFILSTDNILAASVVVASTVQSSLKPEKIVFHVITDKKTYAGMHSWFALNPVFPAIVEVKGVHQFDWLTRENVPVLQAVENQNGIRDYYHGNHVAGANFSDTTPRTFASKLQARSPKYISLLNHLRIYIPELFPNLDKVVFLDDDVVIQRDLSPLWEIDLGGKVNGAVETCEGEDEWVMSKHFRNYFNFSHPLIAKNLDADECAWAYGMNIFDLSAWRKTNIRETYHSWLRENLKSNMTMWKLGTLPPALIAFKGHVFPIDPSWHMLGLGYQNNTNIEHVKKAAVVHYNGQSKPWLQIGFEHLRPFWTKYVNYSNDFIRNCHILES is encoded by the exons ATGCAGCTTCACTTCTCGCCTTGCATGAGAAGCATCACTATATCCAGCAGCAATGGGTTTATTGACTTGATGAAGATCAAAGTCGCAGCTCGCCACTTCTCCTATCGGACCCTCTTCCACACCATTCTGATCCTCGCTTTCTTGTTGCCCTTTGTCTTCATTCTCACGGCTGTTGTTACGCTTGAAGGTGTCAACAAGTGTTCCTCATTTG ATTGTTTAGGCAGGCGTTTGGGACCAAGGTTTCTGGGAAGGGTTGATGATTCAGGA AGACTGGTTAGAGACTTTTACAAGATTCTTAACCAAGTGAACACTGAGGAAATCCCACATGGTCTAAAGCTGCCAGATTCATTTAGTCAACTTGTTTCCGAAATGAAGAACAGCCATTATGATGCAAGGACCTTTGCTTTCATGTTAAGGGCAATG ATGGAGAAATTTGAAAGGGACATTAGGGAGTCTAAATTTACGGAGCTGATGAACAAACACTTTGCAGCTAGTTCCATACCAAAAGGGATCCACTGTCTGTCTCTTCGTTTGACCGATGAATATTCCTCAAATGCCCATGCACGCAAACAGTTGCCTCCTCCAGAGCTACTCCCTGTGCTCTCTGACAATTCCTATCACCACTTTATCCTGTCAACTGATAACATTTTGGCTGCTTCAGTCGTAGTTGCTTCTACTGTCCAGTCATCTCTAAAACCTGAAAAAATAGTCTTCCATGTCATCACTGACAAGAAAACTTATGCGGGTATGCACTCATGGTTTGCATTAAACCCCGTCTTCCCAGCTATTGTTGAAGTGAAAGGTGTTCACCAGTTTGACTGGTTAACAAGAGAAAATGTTCCCGTACTTCAAGCTGTAGAGAACCAAAATGGGATCAGGGATTACTATCACGGTAATCATGTTGCAGGGGCCAATTTCAGTGATACAACTCCAAGAACATTTGCTTCAAAATTGCAAGCTAGAAGTCCAAAGTATATATCCTTACTCAACCATCTTCGTATATATATACCAGAG CTCTTTCCAAACCTCGATAAGGTTGTCTTTTTAGATGATGATGTTGTGATTCAGCGTGATTTGTCTCCACTTTGGGAAATTGACCTTGGGGGAAAGGTTAATGGAGCTGTTGAAACTTGCGAAGGTGAAGATGAGTGGGTCATGTCTAAGCATTTTAGGAACTACTTCAATTTTTCCCATCCTCTTATAGCAAAGAATTTGGACGCTGATGAATGTGCATGGGCTTATGGGATGAATATCTTTGATCTTAGCGCTTGGAGGAAGACAAATATAAGAGAAACATACCACTCTTGGTTGAGAGAG AATCTAAAGTCAAATATGACAATGTGGAAACTTGGGACCTTACCACCTGCTTTGATTGCATTTAAAGGTCATGTTTTCCCAATTGATCCATCATGGCACATGCTTGGCCTGGGCTATCAGAATAACACCAACATTGAGCATGTGAAAAAAGCTGCGGTTGTCCACTATAATGGCCAGTCGAAACCATGGTTGCAGATTGGCTTTGAGCATCTCCGACCATTTTGGACCAAGTACGTCAATTACTCCAATGATTTTATAAGAAATTGCCACATCTTGGAATCGTAG
- the LOC122307119 gene encoding probable galacturonosyltransferase 14 isoform X2, translated as MQLHFSPCMRSITISSSNGFIDLMKIKVAARHFSYRTLFHTILILAFLLPFVFILTAVVTLEDCLGRRLGPRFLGRVDDSGRLVRDFYKILNQVNTEEIPHGLKLPDSFSQLVSEMKNSHYDARTFAFMLRAMMEKFERDIRESKFTELMNKHFAASSIPKGIHCLSLRLTDEYSSNAHARKQLPPPELLPVLSDNSYHHFILSTDNILAASVVVASTVQSSLKPEKIVFHVITDKKTYAGMHSWFALNPVFPAIVEVKGVHQFDWLTRENVPVLQAVENQNGIRDYYHGNHVAGANFSDTTPRTFASKLQARSPKYISLLNHLRIYIPELFPNLDKVVFLDDDVVIQRDLSPLWEIDLGGKVNGAVETCEGEDEWVMSKHFRNYFNFSHPLIAKNLDADECAWAYGMNIFDLSAWRKTNIRETYHSWLRENLKSNMTMWKLGTLPPALIAFKGHVFPIDPSWHMLGLGYQNNTNIEHVKKAAVVHYNGQSKPWLQIGFEHLRPFWTKYVNYSNDFIRNCHILES; from the exons ATGCAGCTTCACTTCTCGCCTTGCATGAGAAGCATCACTATATCCAGCAGCAATGGGTTTATTGACTTGATGAAGATCAAAGTCGCAGCTCGCCACTTCTCCTATCGGACCCTCTTCCACACCATTCTGATCCTCGCTTTCTTGTTGCCCTTTGTCTTCATTCTCACGGCTGTTGTTACGCTTGAAG ATTGTTTAGGCAGGCGTTTGGGACCAAGGTTTCTGGGAAGGGTTGATGATTCAGGA AGACTGGTTAGAGACTTTTACAAGATTCTTAACCAAGTGAACACTGAGGAAATCCCACATGGTCTAAAGCTGCCAGATTCATTTAGTCAACTTGTTTCCGAAATGAAGAACAGCCATTATGATGCAAGGACCTTTGCTTTCATGTTAAGGGCAATG ATGGAGAAATTTGAAAGGGACATTAGGGAGTCTAAATTTACGGAGCTGATGAACAAACACTTTGCAGCTAGTTCCATACCAAAAGGGATCCACTGTCTGTCTCTTCGTTTGACCGATGAATATTCCTCAAATGCCCATGCACGCAAACAGTTGCCTCCTCCAGAGCTACTCCCTGTGCTCTCTGACAATTCCTATCACCACTTTATCCTGTCAACTGATAACATTTTGGCTGCTTCAGTCGTAGTTGCTTCTACTGTCCAGTCATCTCTAAAACCTGAAAAAATAGTCTTCCATGTCATCACTGACAAGAAAACTTATGCGGGTATGCACTCATGGTTTGCATTAAACCCCGTCTTCCCAGCTATTGTTGAAGTGAAAGGTGTTCACCAGTTTGACTGGTTAACAAGAGAAAATGTTCCCGTACTTCAAGCTGTAGAGAACCAAAATGGGATCAGGGATTACTATCACGGTAATCATGTTGCAGGGGCCAATTTCAGTGATACAACTCCAAGAACATTTGCTTCAAAATTGCAAGCTAGAAGTCCAAAGTATATATCCTTACTCAACCATCTTCGTATATATATACCAGAG CTCTTTCCAAACCTCGATAAGGTTGTCTTTTTAGATGATGATGTTGTGATTCAGCGTGATTTGTCTCCACTTTGGGAAATTGACCTTGGGGGAAAGGTTAATGGAGCTGTTGAAACTTGCGAAGGTGAAGATGAGTGGGTCATGTCTAAGCATTTTAGGAACTACTTCAATTTTTCCCATCCTCTTATAGCAAAGAATTTGGACGCTGATGAATGTGCATGGGCTTATGGGATGAATATCTTTGATCTTAGCGCTTGGAGGAAGACAAATATAAGAGAAACATACCACTCTTGGTTGAGAGAG AATCTAAAGTCAAATATGACAATGTGGAAACTTGGGACCTTACCACCTGCTTTGATTGCATTTAAAGGTCATGTTTTCCCAATTGATCCATCATGGCACATGCTTGGCCTGGGCTATCAGAATAACACCAACATTGAGCATGTGAAAAAAGCTGCGGTTGTCCACTATAATGGCCAGTCGAAACCATGGTTGCAGATTGGCTTTGAGCATCTCCGACCATTTTGGACCAAGTACGTCAATTACTCCAATGATTTTATAAGAAATTGCCACATCTTGGAATCGTAG